TCTTTATAAGAGTAAGAAGCTAGTTTGGTTGAGACGTTTGCATAAAAATCTCTAGGTTTTTGTTTTGTTATAATGTTTACTACGCCACCGCTTGTTCCGTTACCGTATAAAACAGCTCCGCCACCAGGTATGATTTCGATTTGTTCGATATCTTCAATAGCTAAAAAGTTTACAGGAACAAATAGGTGTGAGCTGTCAAGCATGTTTAAAGCCATGCCATTTAATAAAACTTTAACAGATGTATTAGCTTTTTTCCCTTGACCTCTTAAATCAATTGTTTTGCCAAGACCAGAGTTTATAAAATTTACTCCAGGAGCTTTTTCTAATATCTCTTCTACATCTTTATATCCGCGACTTTCTATCTCTTCTGATGTGATGATATAGACATTTTTAACCTCATCTTTTAGAGGACTTTCAAATCCTGTGGCTGTGATGACTGTCTTGTCAAGCTTTGTTGGAGCCTCTGCTGCAAATAGACCTACTGCTGCAGCAATGCTAATACACGCTATCTTTCTAAACATTTTTTATTTTCTCCTTTTTTTGGTTATGTTATTTTTTCTTGATGTTTAATTCAACATTTTGTACATTTGCATCTTTTAAAACCGATATCACATCAACTACTTTTCCGTAGTTTATGGCCTCATCTGCATTTAGAGTGATATTTTTTTTATGAGCAGGGCTTAAATTTGAAATTTCATCTTTTAAAATTTCGCTATTTAATATTTTTTCAGTCTCGTTTATCTTTAGTATTAAGCCGCCGTCTATTAGATAAAATAATTGGACTACATCGTTTTCATTGTCTTCTAAATTCGATTTAGTTTCAGGAAGCGCTATATCTATATGTGCAAATTTGTTAAAGGTTGTTGTCACCATAAAAAACAAAAGCAGTACAAATATAACGTCGATCAAATTTAGCATCGAAATGCTGGCGCTTTTGTGCCTACTACGACGGACAAACTTCACAGCACTTCCTTTCGCAACATCTGCCAAATAGGCTTATTAATCTGTTTAAGTCATTTAGTATAAAATCTATCTTTTTGTTTATCATAAGGTGAAAAACTAGACATGGAATACCGACTATAAGTCCGGCAGCTGTCGTATAAAGAGCTTCAGATATGCCTATGGCTACGAGTGGGGCATTTATGCTTGAGCTAAGTCCTTCAAATGCCTTAATCATACCTACGACAGTTCCTAAAAGTCCAAGTTGCGGGCTTGCACTAGCGCAAAGACCTAGT
This Campylobacter sp. RM16192 DNA region includes the following protein-coding sequences:
- a CDS encoding ExbD/TolR family protein, whose protein sequence is MKFVRRSRHKSASISMLNLIDVIFVLLLFFMVTTTFNKFAHIDIALPETKSNLEDNENDVVQLFYLIDGGLILKINETEKILNSEILKDEISNLSPAHKKNITLNADEAINYGKVVDVISVLKDANVQNVELNIKKK